The Nostoc commune NIES-4072 genome includes a window with the following:
- a CDS encoding macro domain-containing protein, translating to MSLKIIKGNLFTSNCQTLVNTVNCVGVMGAGIALEFRLRYQEMYTYYVEICNQNLMDIGKLWLYKCDKHWVLNFPTKKHWKKPSKLEYLELGLQKFVDTYIEKEITSIAFPLLGTQNGGIPQEQSLEIMTRYLGKCELPIEIYIYDPHAPDDIFNELKNVFLSLSDREILEVTGLGKTYIKKVKQAMQEESICNLSKFLSTKGIGITTVQKSLLLLQKFYPTILPNTDQ from the coding sequence ATGAGTCTCAAAATTATTAAAGGCAATTTATTTACTTCAAATTGTCAAACACTAGTCAACACTGTTAACTGTGTGGGTGTGATGGGTGCTGGTATTGCATTGGAATTTCGCTTAAGATATCAAGAAATGTATACATATTATGTAGAAATATGTAATCAAAATTTGATGGATATTGGTAAGCTGTGGCTGTATAAATGTGACAAACATTGGGTTCTTAACTTCCCAACTAAAAAGCACTGGAAGAAACCATCAAAGTTAGAATATCTGGAATTGGGTTTGCAAAAATTCGTCGATACCTACATAGAAAAAGAGATAACTTCTATCGCTTTTCCTCTGCTTGGAACACAAAATGGAGGAATTCCCCAAGAGCAATCTCTAGAAATTATGACTAGGTATTTAGGTAAATGTGAATTACCTATAGAAATATATATATACGATCCTCATGCACCTGATGATATATTTAATGAATTAAAAAATGTTTTTCTTTCACTATCAGATAGAGAAATTTTAGAGGTAACTGGCTTGGGGAAAACATATATTAAAAAAGTCAAGCAAGCAATGCAAGAGGAAAGTATATGTAATTTATCTAAATTTTTATCAACGAAAGGAATAGGGATTACTACAGTACAAAAAAGTTTACTCCTACTCCAAAAATTTTACCCAACTATCTTACCTAATACTGACCAATAA